From a region of the Zingiber officinale cultivar Zhangliang chromosome 4B, Zo_v1.1, whole genome shotgun sequence genome:
- the LOC121976831 gene encoding uncharacterized protein LOC121976831: MYLQPQFYSANNTAVQQPLQLIEPQHTVPAAVMPQQGYQIMKIQQAQQMSPQILVFAPPAVPQDQMPFPQLYNPMLLYGQVAQAQPAQPLLLPYDPMCQTQICQTQIQQAALLCGQPMGNYGMVSAPSFANPGSNNEAENLMAAGFLSEAEGALNMPLYNPDSGEEGDCGV, encoded by the coding sequence ATGTACCTGCAACCTCAATTCTACTCTGCCAATAACACTGCTGTGCAACAACCACTACAATTGATTGAACCTCAACACACTGTTCCTGCTGCAGTCATGCCGCAACAAGGGTATCAGATCATGAAAATCCAACAAGCTCAACAGATGAGCCCCCAGATCCTGGTGTTTGCTCCACCTGCAGTGCCGCAGGATCAGATGCCATTTCCCCAGCTCTACAATCCCATGCTGCTCTATGGCCAGGTTGCGCAGGCTCAACCGGCTCAGCCACTGCTGCTCCCCTATGATCCAATGTGCCAGACCCAGATTTGTCAGACTCAGATTCAACAAGCAGCATTGCTCTGTGGCCAGCCCATGGGAAATTATGGAATGGTGAGCGCACCCAGTTTTGCCAATCCTGGCAGCAACAATGAAGCCGAGAATTTAATGGCTGCAGGTTTCTTGTCTGAGGCTGAGGGAGCTCTGAACATGCCTCTCTACAATCCAGATTCTGGAGAAGAAGGTGACTGCGGTGTTTGA